One genomic segment of Mytilus trossulus isolate FHL-02 chromosome 4, PNRI_Mtr1.1.1.hap1, whole genome shotgun sequence includes these proteins:
- the LOC134713804 gene encoding M-phase inducer phosphatase-like, translating into MLPKQLFRDDGECIQMIDSMDSFGLESTKPNADNVMSFRKCHQTDFVKSASAVEKINKPCRDLKTAVNKLTLNDNLIANCSRTYSLPTVAGKHQDLNSISPQTLSDVIDGRYKNVINSCRIIDCRYPYEFEGGHIEGAENRYSHASILELLQQRTIEKQILVFHCEFSSERGPKMMRFLRSKDRELNKENYPALNYPELYLLDEGYKSFFNEKSMYCDPISYKPMIHSEHSSDLRHFRSKSKSWTAGEKRRHAKRSIRL; encoded by the coding sequence ATGCTCCCTAAACAACTATTTCGGGACGATGGTGAATGTATCCAGATGATTGATAGTATGGATTCATTTGGATTAGAATCAACAAAACCAAATGCAGACAATGTTATGTCGTTCAGAAAATGTCACCAAACTGATTTCGTCAAATCAGCATCTGCCGTCGAAAAAATTAACAAACCGTGTAGAGATTTGAAGACTGCTGTCAACAAACTTACACTGAATGATAACTTGATTGCTAATTGCAGTAGAACCTACTCGCTCCCGACGGTCGCAGGAAAACATCAAGATCTGAATAGCATCTCACCACAGACACTTTCTGATGTCATTGATGGTCGCTACAAAAACGTCATCAATAGTTGTCGAATCATTGACTGCAGATACCCGTATGAATTCGAAGGAGGTCACATCGAAGGTGCCGAAAACAGGTATTCACATGCATCCATCTTGGAACTTCTTCAACAGCGAACGATAGAGAAgcaaattcttgtttttcattgtgAGTTTTCATCAGAACGAGGCCCTAAGATGATGCGTTTCTTGAGAAGTAAAGATCGggaattaaataaagaaaactatCCTGCTTTAAACTACCCAGAATTATATTTACTGGATGAAGGGTATAAATCCTTTTTTAACGAAAAGTCAATGTATTGCGATCCTATTAGTTATAAACCGATGATCCATTCTGAACATTCGTCCGATTTACGTCATTTCCGGTCAAAATCAAAGTCTTGGACTGCTGGAGAAAAACGACGACATGCAAAAAGATCCATACGCCTGTAA
- the LOC134714880 gene encoding uncharacterized protein LOC134714880 isoform X2 has product MMTSLRQVLPTGNTFPQDENESSSFTNLLSHFEGRDTELRRILQTEQQNLFVDEQIRNGIHFSQSELDSLTNEVLDNDELLQEFEQVNISDITNLGQCNSDVDEFIETLGATCEECLTYEKVRRITQIRPGDHIRFHRKFVGVNVYNHHAIVTDVEAGRNQRVRKITLIHFQKDIKREFTVVRETKEFDIEMEEIDVVRYPSRPFTSEKIVERANNMADKFEQDKHAESYNFFGNNCEEKSNEIAVGSKFSNQVSSVANYVKSSISWLLKLLLKGAIKVCQNIKPFIRGFAHIAVIASLLSMVDRMAILKDKLQKGLMCLKCYEKEHRKMTISLIFCLISIGISVMFHVSWFYFAVSSAIAVALPFVSSFVMDTIMPLIQPASKIPKPVVKRCNMVHNGDVITFPYIGLNHEGVVARVSPYNTNDVHKVKLTLVHFNYPGFFGTRTVVKEDFFFDLKKDYVYVYDFRQENPFHSQEVVKRALERCGDQNFSTFSYRSSHMSRHCKTGKTVLKSLPYKRTTEITNISPGDVIDFTYCSLSHEAVVVKVEYPETITCSVVHYNYAGILGTRTIVEEEFIFKLADQNIFVHDYTECDVYSPEEVVRRAKSRLREQNFNTFTNRSSHFAKWCKIRSK; this is encoded by the exons ATG ATGACATCGCTTCGCCAAGTATTGCCAACAGGAAATACATTTCCACAAGATGAAAATGAAAGTTCCTCATTTACAAATTTGCTATCTCATTTCGAAGGCAGAGACACCGAGTTGCGTCGTATACTCCAAACAGAGCAACAAAATCTATTTGTTGACGAACAAATACGGAATGGTATTCATTTTTCTCAATCAGAATTAGACAGTTTAACGAATGAAGTCCTAGACAATGATGAACTTTTGCAAGAATTTGAACAGGTCAATATTTCTGACATTACAAATCTTGGACAATGTAATAGCGATGTAGACGAGTTTATTGAAACACTAGGAGCTACCTGTGAAGAATGTCTGACGTATGAAAAAGTTCGACGGATAACACAGATCCGTCCTGGAGATCACATTAGATTTCATAGAAAATTCGTTGGTGTGAATGTGTATAACCACCATGCCATCGTTACTGACGTGGAGGCTGGGCGGAATCAAAGAGTCAGGAAAATTACGTTGATTCATTTTCAGAAAGATATTAAACGAGAGTTTACGGTAGTACGAGAGACAAAAGAATTTGATATAGAGATGGAAGAGATTGACGTTGTAAGGTACCCGTCTCGTCCATTTACATCTGAGAAGATCGTAGAAAGGGCAAACAATATGGCCGACAAATTTGAACAGGACAAACATGCTGAATCATACAATTTCTTTGGAAATAATTGcgaagaaaaatcaaatgaaattgcggttggttcaaaatttagtAACCAAGTATCGTCAGTTGCGAATTACGTGAAATCTAGTATTTCATGGTTATTAAAGCTATTGCTTAAAGGTGCAATAAAAGTTTGCCAAAATATAAAACCATTTATAAGAGGGTTTGCTCATATAGCTGTTATAGCTAGTTTGCTTTCCATGGTTGATAGAATGGCAATTTTAAAGGACAAGTTACAGAAAGGGTTGATGTGTTTAAAATGCTACGAAAAAGAACACAGAAAAATGACGATATcacttatattttgtttgataagTATCGGTATATCAGTGATGTTCCATGTGTCCTGGTTCTATTTCGCTGTAAGTTCGGCTATTGCTGTTGCATTACCGTTTGTTTCTTCATTTGTTATGGACACAATTATGCCCCTGATACAACCAGCCTCAAAGATTCCAAAACCAGTGGTGAAACGGTGTAATATGGTTCACAATGGAGATGTCATTACCTTTCCTTATATTGGTCTAAACCATGAAGGTGTTGTAGCAAGAGTTTCCCCTTACAACACCAACGACGTGCACAAAGTAAAATTAACTCTTGTACATTTTAACTATCCAGGTTTCTTTGGCACTCGCACTGTTGTCAAAGAagattttttctttgatttgaaaaaagattATGTTTACGTGTACGATTTCAGACAGGAAAACCCCTTTCATTCACAAGAGGTAGTGAAGAGAGCCTTAGAAAGATGTGGGGATCAAAATTTCTCTACTTTTTCTTACAGATCTAGTCATATGTCAAGACACTGCAAG aCGGGGAAAACTGTGCTAAAGTCACTGCCATATAAGAGAACAACAGAGATAACAAATATTTCTCCTGGAGATGTTATTGATTTCACATATTGTAGCCTGTCTCACGAAGCTGTGGTTGTCAAGGTAGAATATCCAGAAACCATAACATGTTCGGTGGTACATTACAACTATGCTGGCATTCTCGGAACTAGGACCATAGTAGAGGaagaatttattttcaaacttgcAGATCAAAACATATTCGTTCACGATTATACCGAATGTGATGTCTATTCACCAGAAGAAGTAGTTAGAAGAGCTAAATCACGACTCCGTGAACAAAACTTCAACACCTTCACAAACAGATCAAGTCATTTTGCTAAATGGTGTAAAATAAGAAGTAAATAg
- the LOC134714880 gene encoding uncharacterized protein LOC134714880 isoform X1 gives MGDCQHEMTSLRQVLPTGNTFPQDENESSSFTNLLSHFEGRDTELRRILQTEQQNLFVDEQIRNGIHFSQSELDSLTNEVLDNDELLQEFEQVNISDITNLGQCNSDVDEFIETLGATCEECLTYEKVRRITQIRPGDHIRFHRKFVGVNVYNHHAIVTDVEAGRNQRVRKITLIHFQKDIKREFTVVRETKEFDIEMEEIDVVRYPSRPFTSEKIVERANNMADKFEQDKHAESYNFFGNNCEEKSNEIAVGSKFSNQVSSVANYVKSSISWLLKLLLKGAIKVCQNIKPFIRGFAHIAVIASLLSMVDRMAILKDKLQKGLMCLKCYEKEHRKMTISLIFCLISIGISVMFHVSWFYFAVSSAIAVALPFVSSFVMDTIMPLIQPASKIPKPVVKRCNMVHNGDVITFPYIGLNHEGVVARVSPYNTNDVHKVKLTLVHFNYPGFFGTRTVVKEDFFFDLKKDYVYVYDFRQENPFHSQEVVKRALERCGDQNFSTFSYRSSHMSRHCKTGKTVLKSLPYKRTTEITNISPGDVIDFTYCSLSHEAVVVKVEYPETITCSVVHYNYAGILGTRTIVEEEFIFKLADQNIFVHDYTECDVYSPEEVVRRAKSRLREQNFNTFTNRSSHFAKWCKIRSK, from the exons ATGGGAGATTgtcagcacgag ATGACATCGCTTCGCCAAGTATTGCCAACAGGAAATACATTTCCACAAGATGAAAATGAAAGTTCCTCATTTACAAATTTGCTATCTCATTTCGAAGGCAGAGACACCGAGTTGCGTCGTATACTCCAAACAGAGCAACAAAATCTATTTGTTGACGAACAAATACGGAATGGTATTCATTTTTCTCAATCAGAATTAGACAGTTTAACGAATGAAGTCCTAGACAATGATGAACTTTTGCAAGAATTTGAACAGGTCAATATTTCTGACATTACAAATCTTGGACAATGTAATAGCGATGTAGACGAGTTTATTGAAACACTAGGAGCTACCTGTGAAGAATGTCTGACGTATGAAAAAGTTCGACGGATAACACAGATCCGTCCTGGAGATCACATTAGATTTCATAGAAAATTCGTTGGTGTGAATGTGTATAACCACCATGCCATCGTTACTGACGTGGAGGCTGGGCGGAATCAAAGAGTCAGGAAAATTACGTTGATTCATTTTCAGAAAGATATTAAACGAGAGTTTACGGTAGTACGAGAGACAAAAGAATTTGATATAGAGATGGAAGAGATTGACGTTGTAAGGTACCCGTCTCGTCCATTTACATCTGAGAAGATCGTAGAAAGGGCAAACAATATGGCCGACAAATTTGAACAGGACAAACATGCTGAATCATACAATTTCTTTGGAAATAATTGcgaagaaaaatcaaatgaaattgcggttggttcaaaatttagtAACCAAGTATCGTCAGTTGCGAATTACGTGAAATCTAGTATTTCATGGTTATTAAAGCTATTGCTTAAAGGTGCAATAAAAGTTTGCCAAAATATAAAACCATTTATAAGAGGGTTTGCTCATATAGCTGTTATAGCTAGTTTGCTTTCCATGGTTGATAGAATGGCAATTTTAAAGGACAAGTTACAGAAAGGGTTGATGTGTTTAAAATGCTACGAAAAAGAACACAGAAAAATGACGATATcacttatattttgtttgataagTATCGGTATATCAGTGATGTTCCATGTGTCCTGGTTCTATTTCGCTGTAAGTTCGGCTATTGCTGTTGCATTACCGTTTGTTTCTTCATTTGTTATGGACACAATTATGCCCCTGATACAACCAGCCTCAAAGATTCCAAAACCAGTGGTGAAACGGTGTAATATGGTTCACAATGGAGATGTCATTACCTTTCCTTATATTGGTCTAAACCATGAAGGTGTTGTAGCAAGAGTTTCCCCTTACAACACCAACGACGTGCACAAAGTAAAATTAACTCTTGTACATTTTAACTATCCAGGTTTCTTTGGCACTCGCACTGTTGTCAAAGAagattttttctttgatttgaaaaaagattATGTTTACGTGTACGATTTCAGACAGGAAAACCCCTTTCATTCACAAGAGGTAGTGAAGAGAGCCTTAGAAAGATGTGGGGATCAAAATTTCTCTACTTTTTCTTACAGATCTAGTCATATGTCAAGACACTGCAAG aCGGGGAAAACTGTGCTAAAGTCACTGCCATATAAGAGAACAACAGAGATAACAAATATTTCTCCTGGAGATGTTATTGATTTCACATATTGTAGCCTGTCTCACGAAGCTGTGGTTGTCAAGGTAGAATATCCAGAAACCATAACATGTTCGGTGGTACATTACAACTATGCTGGCATTCTCGGAACTAGGACCATAGTAGAGGaagaatttattttcaaacttgcAGATCAAAACATATTCGTTCACGATTATACCGAATGTGATGTCTATTCACCAGAAGAAGTAGTTAGAAGAGCTAAATCACGACTCCGTGAACAAAACTTCAACACCTTCACAAACAGATCAAGTCATTTTGCTAAATGGTGTAAAATAAGAAGTAAATAg
- the LOC134714880 gene encoding uncharacterized protein LOC134714880 isoform X3, translating to MTSLRQVLPTGNTFPQDENESSSFTNLLSHFEGRDTELRRILQTEQQNLFVDEQIRNGIHFSQSELDSLTNEVLDNDELLQEFEQVNISDITNLGQCNSDVDEFIETLGATCEECLTYEKVRRITQIRPGDHIRFHRKFVGVNVYNHHAIVTDVEAGRNQRVRKITLIHFQKDIKREFTVVRETKEFDIEMEEIDVVRYPSRPFTSEKIVERANNMADKFEQDKHAESYNFFGNNCEEKSNEIAVGSKFSNQVSSVANYVKSSISWLLKLLLKGAIKVCQNIKPFIRGFAHIAVIASLLSMVDRMAILKDKLQKGLMCLKCYEKEHRKMTISLIFCLISIGISVMFHVSWFYFAVSSAIAVALPFVSSFVMDTIMPLIQPASKIPKPVVKRCNMVHNGDVITFPYIGLNHEGVVARVSPYNTNDVHKVKLTLVHFNYPGFFGTRTVVKEDFFFDLKKDYVYVYDFRQENPFHSQEVVKRALERCGDQNFSTFSYRSSHMSRHCKTGKTVLKSLPYKRTTEITNISPGDVIDFTYCSLSHEAVVVKVEYPETITCSVVHYNYAGILGTRTIVEEEFIFKLADQNIFVHDYTECDVYSPEEVVRRAKSRLREQNFNTFTNRSSHFAKWCKIRSK from the exons ATGACATCGCTTCGCCAAGTATTGCCAACAGGAAATACATTTCCACAAGATGAAAATGAAAGTTCCTCATTTACAAATTTGCTATCTCATTTCGAAGGCAGAGACACCGAGTTGCGTCGTATACTCCAAACAGAGCAACAAAATCTATTTGTTGACGAACAAATACGGAATGGTATTCATTTTTCTCAATCAGAATTAGACAGTTTAACGAATGAAGTCCTAGACAATGATGAACTTTTGCAAGAATTTGAACAGGTCAATATTTCTGACATTACAAATCTTGGACAATGTAATAGCGATGTAGACGAGTTTATTGAAACACTAGGAGCTACCTGTGAAGAATGTCTGACGTATGAAAAAGTTCGACGGATAACACAGATCCGTCCTGGAGATCACATTAGATTTCATAGAAAATTCGTTGGTGTGAATGTGTATAACCACCATGCCATCGTTACTGACGTGGAGGCTGGGCGGAATCAAAGAGTCAGGAAAATTACGTTGATTCATTTTCAGAAAGATATTAAACGAGAGTTTACGGTAGTACGAGAGACAAAAGAATTTGATATAGAGATGGAAGAGATTGACGTTGTAAGGTACCCGTCTCGTCCATTTACATCTGAGAAGATCGTAGAAAGGGCAAACAATATGGCCGACAAATTTGAACAGGACAAACATGCTGAATCATACAATTTCTTTGGAAATAATTGcgaagaaaaatcaaatgaaattgcggttggttcaaaatttagtAACCAAGTATCGTCAGTTGCGAATTACGTGAAATCTAGTATTTCATGGTTATTAAAGCTATTGCTTAAAGGTGCAATAAAAGTTTGCCAAAATATAAAACCATTTATAAGAGGGTTTGCTCATATAGCTGTTATAGCTAGTTTGCTTTCCATGGTTGATAGAATGGCAATTTTAAAGGACAAGTTACAGAAAGGGTTGATGTGTTTAAAATGCTACGAAAAAGAACACAGAAAAATGACGATATcacttatattttgtttgataagTATCGGTATATCAGTGATGTTCCATGTGTCCTGGTTCTATTTCGCTGTAAGTTCGGCTATTGCTGTTGCATTACCGTTTGTTTCTTCATTTGTTATGGACACAATTATGCCCCTGATACAACCAGCCTCAAAGATTCCAAAACCAGTGGTGAAACGGTGTAATATGGTTCACAATGGAGATGTCATTACCTTTCCTTATATTGGTCTAAACCATGAAGGTGTTGTAGCAAGAGTTTCCCCTTACAACACCAACGACGTGCACAAAGTAAAATTAACTCTTGTACATTTTAACTATCCAGGTTTCTTTGGCACTCGCACTGTTGTCAAAGAagattttttctttgatttgaaaaaagattATGTTTACGTGTACGATTTCAGACAGGAAAACCCCTTTCATTCACAAGAGGTAGTGAAGAGAGCCTTAGAAAGATGTGGGGATCAAAATTTCTCTACTTTTTCTTACAGATCTAGTCATATGTCAAGACACTGCAAG aCGGGGAAAACTGTGCTAAAGTCACTGCCATATAAGAGAACAACAGAGATAACAAATATTTCTCCTGGAGATGTTATTGATTTCACATATTGTAGCCTGTCTCACGAAGCTGTGGTTGTCAAGGTAGAATATCCAGAAACCATAACATGTTCGGTGGTACATTACAACTATGCTGGCATTCTCGGAACTAGGACCATAGTAGAGGaagaatttattttcaaacttgcAGATCAAAACATATTCGTTCACGATTATACCGAATGTGATGTCTATTCACCAGAAGAAGTAGTTAGAAGAGCTAAATCACGACTCCGTGAACAAAACTTCAACACCTTCACAAACAGATCAAGTCATTTTGCTAAATGGTGTAAAATAAGAAGTAAATAg
- the LOC134714879 gene encoding U-scoloptoxin(05)-Er1a-like produces MEYKNLHKIIFILVYYTYHADGIGCFRCTSMNGNNKECEDTFNNTGGFYVTDCWASRKDRMGMFPATECIKMTVTDENDDGQEFSLVVRDCVVDNGGTNSETEIGRQSHCGWMKVLQYNGERMRGCILSCDLDGCNTGQKLSAVSLWIFILLVVYLILQ; encoded by the exons ATGGAGTACAAGAACCTacataaaatcatatttatactTGTCTACTATACATACCATG CTGATGGTATCGGATGTTTCAGATGTACCTCCATGAATGGAAATAACAAAGAATGTGAGGACACATTTAATAACACTGGAGGGTTTTATGTCACAGATTGTTGGGCGAGTCGAAAAGACCGAATGGGGATGTTTCCTGCTACAGAATGTATTAAGATGACTGTTACTGATG aaaacgATGACGGCCAGGAATTTAGTTTAGTGGTTAGAGATTGTGTAGTAGATAACGGAGGTACAAATTCTGAGACTGAAATTGGTCGCCAAAGCCACTGTGGATGGATGAAAGTTTTACAATATAATGGCGAGCGGATGCGAGGGTGTATACTTAGCTGTGATCTAGATGGATGCAACACAGGACAAAAACTTTCAGCAGTTTCTCTTTGGATATTCATATTACTTGTTGTATACTTAATACTTCAATGA